From Mauremys mutica isolate MM-2020 ecotype Southern chromosome 15, ASM2049712v1, whole genome shotgun sequence, one genomic window encodes:
- the GGN gene encoding gametogenetin, producing the protein MGNVQSEASQDVDPAQGKDKEGKPGADDGCLAGTPSGARSESGALPPPPETLAAKEPSQPLNREPARRGKQAASSEICKNCSKLKLPSVGVQNSSSLRRGPGLGDNDPAQELGRGKAGEAGLSCLSGDASLATEPSPALGIPGTHQGEPKSQKATSRSQNLPPEQDLLRSKKPVPKGRSKGETVSIMKQGGQGDLPGKSAAAPVLLERAQGIGMPKGTSGPDGCSQPALTKTQTQSSVLDNPARSDAPNPSDQGGPKDAAERNPTRTAPPKPPAGSGGKKQPPPHEEGSPGSHGDSKAPASPCQSPTGQAKTQGSRAKEPPGSEEDGVNAEGVQALLEHGLSFLYKVTIQPGQRPPSVKAIKHRAGLISSGISYADALKQCPQKKAPSSVSGSPKVAEKLPSVKGLERRDQEDLSSLTQAFLEQFQKMGTKEQASPATQPQSQAKQQLHLVKILDDLTSFNFRSLEGQKPRVPTPYPQRRKGQGRNSPRFGSDVSRLASFLGNGPKLDELRQDEGHPQPVRAWLADDTRKDVGPNGEPPRESPQLSPAFVAEPEQLIQAGATQQRKPETPSPEANPPARAPGLPTPDSPALPSGGAVAASTVQPGKGEDQLMALPGQETIPPTPAPPVRTCPAAPRPSCPVGAQRQAALEQSSASKGAPGHVGPKARKQAMTKLQPRSMWQPPVQKPQEKLKAHGQPKAKAQKIKSQRQGRETPEPQVAPAEPCQDAASEQGPDGSHDKPQASARHWPPFQIMDSCPRKCYCKHQDQRKLPRNISAWLNPSANHLAEPPWVSTAILAGSLVAGTRFFLDSYEQQTGDDD; encoded by the exons GGAGCGAATCGGGAGCCCTCCCGCCTCCTCCCGAAACCTTGGCAGCGAAAGAGCCTTCCCAGCCACTCAACAGAGAGCCGGCGAGAAGAGGAAAGCAGGCGGCTTCCTCAGAGATTTGCAAGAATTGCTCCAAGCTCAAGCTGCCTTCCGTGGGGGTTCAGAATTCCAGCAGCCTCCGCAGAGGACCAGGCCTTGGAGACAATGACCCTGCTCAGGAATTGGGGCGAGGGAAGGCAGGGGAAGCCGGATTGAGCTGCCTAAGTGGCGATGCCAGCTTGGCCACAGAGCCGAGCCCGGCACTGGGCATCCCAGGCACCCACCAAGGGGAACCCAAGAGCCAGAAGGCAACATCCAGGTCTCAAAACCTGCCCCCCGAGCAAGACTTGCTGAGGTCCAAAAAGCCAGTGCCCAAGGGGAGGAGCAAAGGGGAGACCGTTTCCATCATGAAGCAAGGAGGCCAGGGCGACCTTCCAGGCAAGAGTGCCGCTGCCCCAGTGCTGCTGGAGCGGGCACAGGGGATCGGCATGCCCAAGGGCACGTCGGGACCAGACGGCTGCAGCCAGCCGGCCCTGACCAAGACACAGACACAAAGTTCAGTCCTGGACAACCCCGCCCGTTCGGATGCTCCAAACCCCAGTGACCAGGGCGGGCCTAAAGATGCAGCAGAAAGGAACCCGACCAGGACAGCTCCCCCAAAGCCCCCGGCTGGGTCAGGAGGGAAGAAACAGCCCCCGCCTCATGAGGAAGGCTCACCTGGCAGCCACGGTGACTCAAAGGCACCCGCCAGTCCCTGCCAATCGCCCACCGGCCAGGCCAAGACCCAGGGCAGCAGAGCGAAGGAGCCCCCAGGGAGTGAGGAGGATGGAGTGAACGCAGAGGGGGTGCAGGCCCTGCTGGAACATGGCCTGAGCTTCCTGTACAAGGTCACCATCCAGCCTGGGCAGCGGCCACCTAGTGTCAAGGCGATAAAGCACCGGGCCGGCCTGATCTCCTCCGGCATCTCCTATGCCGACGCCCTGAAGCAGTGTCCCCAGAAGAAGGCCCCGTCCAGTGTCTCGGGGTCGCCCAAGGTGGCTGAGAAGCTGCCATCAGTCAAGGGGCTGGAAAGGAGAGATCAGGAGGATCTCAGCTCCTTGACCCAGGCCTTTTTGGAGCAGTTCCAGAAAATGGGCACTAAGGAGCAGGCCTCACCCGccacccagccccagagccaAGCCAAGCAGCAGCTGCATCTGGTCAAGATCCTGGACGACCTCACCTCCTTCAACTTCAGGAGCCTGGAGGGTCAGAAGCCCAGAGTGCCCACCCCGTACCCGCAGCGGCGCAAAGGCCAGGGCAGAAACAGCCCCAGGTTCGGATCAGACGTGTCTCGGCTGGCGTCCTTCTTGGGCAACGGCCCCAAGCTTGATGAGCTGAGGCAGGACGAGGGCCACCCGCAGCCCgtcagggcctggctggctgacGACACTAGGAAGGACGTGGGTCCCAACGGAGAACCTCCCAGAGAATCCCCTCAACTTAGCCCTGCCTTCGTGGCAGAGCCGGAGCAGCTAATACAAGCTGGAGCGACCCAGCAGCGGAAGCCAGAGACACCGTCCCCAGAGGCAAATCCACCAGCGAGGGCTCCTGGTCTACCCACACCAGACTCGCCCGCCTTGCCTTCGGGAGGGGCTGTAGCTGCCAGTACAGTCCAGCCTGGCAAAGGAGAGGACCAACTCATGGCCCTGCCTGGGCAGGAGAccattcctcccacccctgcccctccggtGCGGACGTGCCCGGCGgctccccgcccctcctgccctgtGGGAGCTCAGCGCCAGGCAGCACTGGAGCAGAGCAGCGCCTCCAAAGGGGCCCCAGGCCATGTCGGGCCGAAGGCAAGGAAACAGGCCATGACTAAGCTGCAGCCCCGGTCCATGTGGCAGCCCCCCGTCCAGAAGCCGCAGGAGAAGCTCAAGGCCCACGGACAGCCGAAGGCCAAAGCGCAGAAGATCAAATCGCAGAGGCAGGGGCGGGAAACcccggagccacaggttgcccCAGCTGAGCCCTGCCAGGACGCGGCCTCAGAGCAGGGTCCAGATGGCTCGCACGACAAGCCCCAGGCGTCCGCTCGCCACTGGCCGCCGTTCCAGATCATGGATTCGTGCCCCAGGAAGTGCTACTGCAAGCACCAGGATCAGAGGAAGCTGCCCAGGAACATCTCTGCGTG GCTGAATCCCTCTGCCAACCACCTGGCTGAGCCGCCCTGGGTCTCCACTGCCATCCTGGCTGGATCGCTGGTTGCCGGCACCAGGTTCTTCCTGGATTCATATGAGCAGCAGACAGGAGACGACGACTGA